One part of the Arthrobacter tumbae genome encodes these proteins:
- a CDS encoding UDP-N-acetylmuramoyl-L-alanyl-D-glutamate--2,6-diaminopimelate ligase yields MRPDMVVARTMDEVLAGLPAELAPVQRVATDNDGGVPASITGVTIDSRDVRAGDLYIALPGTGRHGADFAAQAVAAGAAAVLTDDPGVVVALSALGDSSVPLYRATPVRDYVGPLAAVVFDSQPPGSRPVLYGVTGTNGKTTTTYFLTALESALGRSTGLIGTIEIRAGETVIPSILTTPESPQVHGILALMRERGIEAAAMEVSSHSIEYRRVDGVRFDVAGFTNLTQDHLDLHGSMEEYFAAKAALFRPHRTQRAVVLVDDSWGRRIADEAGVTTLTVSVTGTSQADWSVSQVQRTGLGHTFTLTGPQGEQLRLHCGLPGTFNVANAALAAVMVLATGVEVDALQRAADAHDPFTTQVPGRMQLVGERPAAIVDFAHNPDALALTLDSVRVPDAGSRVIVIFGATGQRDVSKRPIMGATAARRADVVIVTDDDPHDEDAAGIRSDVLKGARAARDSENLACEIIEISPRAQAIDRAVALAREGDVVLVAGRGHEVWQEVKGVNLPLDDRVELRAALTRHGFSAPSGNRIES; encoded by the coding sequence ATGCGGCCGGACATGGTCGTTGCGCGCACCATGGATGAGGTGCTCGCCGGGCTCCCAGCGGAGCTGGCCCCTGTGCAGCGGGTAGCCACAGATAACGACGGCGGTGTCCCCGCCTCCATTACGGGCGTCACGATTGACTCGCGAGATGTCCGCGCCGGCGACCTGTACATTGCACTTCCGGGCACCGGCCGCCACGGGGCGGATTTCGCAGCACAGGCGGTCGCCGCCGGAGCCGCGGCGGTGCTCACGGACGATCCGGGTGTGGTTGTCGCTCTGTCGGCGCTGGGAGACTCATCTGTTCCGCTGTACCGGGCAACGCCGGTGCGGGATTACGTGGGGCCCCTTGCCGCCGTCGTATTTGATAGCCAGCCTCCCGGCAGCCGTCCCGTTCTCTATGGGGTGACCGGCACCAACGGGAAGACCACCACGACCTACTTCCTCACTGCACTGGAGTCGGCGCTGGGCAGGAGTACCGGGCTGATCGGAACGATCGAGATCCGGGCCGGCGAGACGGTCATTCCGTCTATTTTGACCACCCCTGAGTCACCCCAGGTGCACGGCATCCTGGCGCTGATGAGGGAGCGGGGGATCGAAGCTGCCGCCATGGAGGTCTCCTCGCACTCCATCGAGTACCGTCGTGTCGATGGAGTGAGGTTCGACGTGGCCGGCTTCACCAATCTGACCCAGGACCATTTGGATCTCCACGGAAGCATGGAGGAGTACTTCGCCGCGAAGGCCGCCCTGTTCCGGCCACATCGAACACAGCGCGCTGTTGTCCTGGTTGACGATTCCTGGGGTCGCCGCATCGCCGACGAAGCCGGCGTCACTACGCTCACTGTGTCCGTGACGGGTACGTCGCAGGCGGACTGGAGCGTCTCACAGGTGCAGCGCACCGGCCTTGGGCACACCTTCACCCTCACTGGTCCGCAGGGCGAGCAGTTGCGGCTTCACTGTGGCCTTCCCGGTACCTTCAACGTAGCCAACGCCGCACTGGCTGCGGTGATGGTCCTGGCAACGGGTGTCGAGGTCGACGCCCTGCAGCGTGCCGCGGACGCGCACGATCCGTTCACGACCCAGGTTCCCGGCCGCATGCAGCTGGTCGGTGAGCGTCCCGCCGCCATCGTCGACTTCGCCCATAACCCCGACGCGCTGGCCCTGACGCTCGACTCGGTGCGCGTGCCGGACGCCGGCTCCCGTGTCATCGTCATCTTCGGCGCGACCGGGCAGAGGGACGTGTCCAAGCGCCCGATCATGGGCGCCACGGCAGCCCGGCGGGCCGACGTCGTGATCGTCACCGATGATGATCCCCATGACGAGGATGCGGCAGGCATCCGGTCGGACGTGCTGAAGGGTGCCCGTGCTGCACGGGACAGCGAGAACCTTGCATGCGAGATCATCGAGATTTCCCCGCGTGCCCAGGCTATTGACCGGGCGGTGGCCCTCGCCCGGGAAGGCGATGTGGTCCTCGTCGCCGGGCGCGGCCACGAGGTCTGGCAGGAGGTCAAGGGGGTGAACCTTCCGCTCGATGACCGGGTCGAGCTGAGGGCCGCATTGACACGGCACGGATTCTCTGCGCCTTCCGGCAACAGGATAGAGTCCTAG
- a CDS encoding UDP-N-acetylmuramoyl-tripeptide--D-alanyl-D-alanine ligase, translating to MIELSAADIAAVTGGTLSPSAQETPSLVAHSATTDSRESRPGGLFIAKPGEATDGHHFVSSAFANGAVLALVERVITDDDGTDFPAVVVPDAVEAMGRLAGEVVRRLRAHSPLTVIGITGSAGKTTTKDVLAQLLREEGTTVSPIGSYNGEIGVPLTVFSAEYGTRYLVIEMGATGVGHIEYLASMVQPDIGIVLCVGSAHAGEFGGVDMIATAKGELPRSLGSGGVAILNGDDRRVLAMADQTQAQTVLFTEDSTFDRAGGSVVRAENVTLSVEGNPCFTLLLPDGSRREVRPLLIGRHHVANLLAAASVACVLGIPGERIASGLCTARAVSRWRMERTDRPDGVTVINDAYNANPESMRAALATLAELGRGRRTWAVLGEMLELGEDSITAHDALGRVVVRLNISKLLVVGTGAKALHTGAVLEGSWGDEAIFVEDVAQAEEVLDRELQPGDLVLVKSSNGAGLRHLGDRLALASDESSAVPEAAPGSRAESNGPGPKNQGGPSL from the coding sequence ATGATTGAACTCAGCGCAGCCGACATCGCGGCAGTCACCGGCGGAACGCTCTCCCCGTCGGCTCAGGAGACACCCTCCCTGGTGGCCCACTCAGCTACCACGGACTCTCGCGAGAGCCGCCCGGGTGGCCTCTTCATCGCCAAGCCGGGCGAGGCCACAGACGGTCATCACTTCGTCTCCAGTGCCTTCGCCAACGGCGCAGTCCTTGCCCTTGTCGAGCGGGTGATTACTGACGACGACGGCACCGATTTCCCCGCTGTTGTGGTGCCTGATGCTGTGGAAGCAATGGGCCGGCTCGCCGGGGAGGTGGTACGCCGCCTCCGCGCGCACTCGCCGCTGACCGTCATCGGCATCACTGGTTCCGCCGGCAAAACCACCACAAAGGACGTACTGGCGCAGCTGCTCCGCGAGGAGGGCACCACCGTTTCCCCCATCGGCTCGTACAACGGCGAGATCGGGGTTCCGCTGACCGTTTTCTCCGCCGAGTACGGCACCCGCTACCTGGTGATCGAGATGGGCGCGACGGGCGTCGGGCACATCGAGTACCTAGCGTCCATGGTGCAGCCTGACATCGGGATAGTCCTGTGCGTCGGATCCGCGCACGCCGGCGAGTTCGGCGGCGTCGACATGATTGCGACGGCCAAGGGGGAACTTCCACGGTCTCTCGGGTCAGGTGGTGTGGCCATCCTCAACGGTGATGACCGGCGGGTACTGGCGATGGCCGATCAGACACAGGCGCAAACCGTTCTCTTCACCGAGGACTCCACCTTCGACCGCGCGGGCGGCAGCGTCGTCCGGGCTGAGAACGTAACGCTCTCCGTCGAAGGCAATCCATGTTTCACGCTGCTCCTCCCGGACGGCTCTCGCCGAGAGGTGCGGCCGCTGCTGATCGGGCGGCATCATGTCGCAAACCTTCTGGCGGCGGCCTCCGTTGCCTGCGTCCTCGGAATTCCGGGGGAGCGGATCGCATCCGGACTCTGCACTGCGCGGGCGGTCAGCCGGTGGCGCATGGAGCGCACCGACAGGCCGGACGGCGTGACGGTGATCAATGACGCCTACAACGCCAACCCGGAATCAATGCGCGCGGCGCTTGCAACGCTCGCCGAGCTGGGACGCGGCCGGCGCACCTGGGCCGTGCTCGGGGAGATGCTCGAGCTGGGCGAGGATTCCATCACTGCCCATGATGCACTCGGCAGGGTGGTTGTCCGACTCAATATTTCCAAATTGCTGGTTGTCGGAACCGGCGCCAAGGCGCTCCACACCGGAGCAGTGCTGGAAGGATCATGGGGAGATGAAGCGATCTTCGTAGAAGATGTCGCCCAGGCTGAGGAAGTTCTCGATCGAGAGCTGCAGCCGGGTGACCTCGTCCTCGTTAAATCCTCGAATGGCGCCGGGCTCCGCCATCTGGGCGATCGGCTAGCATTAGCGTCAGACGAGTCGTCGGCAGTGCCCGAAGCAGCCCCGGGATCACGGGCTGAATCGAATGGACCCGGTCCAAAGAACCAAGGGGGGCCCTCGCTGTGA
- the mraY gene encoding phospho-N-acetylmuramoyl-pentapeptide-transferase, protein MIALLIASASALLLALVGTPLFIRLLVRKSYGQFIRDDGPTAHHTKRGTPTMGGAVIVGSVVLAYFATHLIMMAAGGSDGPTVSGLLLLMVTVGMGVVGFFDDYIKISKQRSLGLSAPAKIIGQTLVGVLFAVLALNFPDGNGRTPASTAISFVRDTAFDLTFAGSILGAILFVLWSNLIITAATNGVNLADGLDGLATGASVFVFGAYMLMGIWQFNQRCASPDVPTNICYEVRDPLDLALIAGAMCGALVGFLWWNTSPAKIFMGDTGSLAIGGAIAGFAILSRTQLLLVIMAGLFVMITLSVIIQVGFFKLSGGKRVFKMAPLQHHFELKGWQEVTVVVRFWILAGLFVAVALGIFYAEWVVLL, encoded by the coding sequence GTGATTGCGCTGTTGATTGCCTCCGCGTCTGCGCTCCTCCTCGCGCTGGTGGGAACGCCTCTTTTCATCAGGCTTCTTGTACGCAAGAGCTACGGCCAGTTCATCCGCGACGATGGTCCAACTGCCCACCACACAAAGCGCGGCACGCCTACCATGGGCGGCGCTGTCATCGTCGGATCTGTTGTCCTTGCCTACTTCGCCACGCACCTGATCATGATGGCGGCGGGTGGGTCGGACGGTCCGACCGTGTCCGGTCTTCTGCTGCTCATGGTCACCGTCGGCATGGGAGTGGTCGGCTTCTTCGACGACTACATAAAGATTTCGAAGCAGCGCAGCCTGGGGCTCAGCGCACCGGCGAAGATCATCGGGCAAACCCTGGTGGGCGTCCTGTTCGCCGTGCTGGCCCTGAATTTCCCGGATGGAAACGGCCGCACCCCGGCGTCGACTGCAATTTCTTTCGTCAGGGATACGGCCTTCGACCTGACCTTCGCCGGATCGATTCTTGGTGCAATCCTTTTTGTCCTGTGGTCCAATCTCATCATCACGGCCGCCACGAACGGTGTAAATTTGGCGGACGGCCTGGACGGCCTGGCCACCGGTGCGTCGGTCTTTGTCTTCGGCGCCTACATGCTGATGGGTATCTGGCAGTTCAACCAGAGGTGCGCATCACCAGATGTTCCGACCAACATCTGTTATGAGGTACGCGATCCCCTGGACCTCGCGCTGATCGCCGGTGCTATGTGCGGGGCTCTGGTTGGATTCCTCTGGTGGAACACCTCACCGGCCAAAATCTTCATGGGTGACACCGGTTCGCTGGCCATCGGCGGAGCAATTGCCGGCTTCGCTATTCTCTCCCGTACACAGCTTCTCCTGGTGATCATGGCGGGTCTGTTCGTCATGATCACGCTGTCGGTGATCATCCAGGTGGGCTTCTTCAAACTGTCCGGAGGCAAGCGGGTCTTCAAAATGGCACCACTCCAGCATCACTTCGAGCTGAAGGGGTGGCAGGAGGTTACGGTGGTCGTGCGCTTCTGGATCCTTGCCGGGCTGTTCGTGGCTGTTGCGCTTGGTATCTTCTATGCGGAATGGGTTGTACTTCTGTGA
- the murD gene encoding UDP-N-acetylmuramoyl-L-alanine--D-glutamate ligase: MGCTSVISAGAKENPGRLEDLTSWDADWTGLRVVVTGIGLSGFSAADTLIELGARVVVCDATDSEENRAKADTLRIVGAVDVQLGPEAAAALPPVDGELPELVVTSPGWRPDQPLLAAAAAAGVPVWGDVELAWRVRVREGRPTAEWLAITGTNGKTTTVMLAESMLRAAGLRAIAAGNVGIPLLDAIRDPQGYDVVAVELSSFQLHWSTSLAPLASVCLNLAEDHVDWHGGFEAYRAAKARIYENTRVACVYNAEDLATERMVEEADVQEGCRAIGFTTNTPAISMLGVVDGLLVDRAYIEQRKDSAAELASVTDLGEVVPRHLVANALAAAALVRAAGVPTAAVREGVRNYQPSGHRIELVTARDGVLWINDSKATNPHAAHAALSSFSSVVWIAGGLSKGVDYNDLVRENSARFKAAVLIGRDSSDLAAALSRHAPDVPVIDLAAGHTGRDELPSQHSSSDGVQAMRAAVAEALRIAVDGDTVLMAPAAASMDQFPSYAHRGAAFIEAVRGIVEGQGFTAKEL, from the coding sequence ATGGGTTGTACTTCTGTGATCAGTGCGGGTGCAAAAGAGAACCCTGGACGCCTCGAAGACCTGACGTCATGGGACGCCGACTGGACAGGACTACGGGTAGTGGTGACGGGGATCGGCCTGTCCGGCTTCTCTGCCGCCGACACTCTGATCGAACTCGGTGCGCGGGTTGTGGTGTGCGACGCCACGGATTCGGAAGAGAACCGGGCGAAGGCAGACACTCTCCGTATCGTCGGGGCAGTGGATGTCCAGCTCGGGCCCGAGGCCGCTGCTGCACTCCCGCCCGTGGATGGCGAATTGCCCGAGCTGGTGGTGACTTCTCCCGGTTGGCGTCCGGACCAGCCGCTGCTTGCCGCTGCCGCCGCTGCCGGCGTCCCGGTATGGGGCGATGTCGAACTCGCCTGGCGCGTGCGCGTCCGTGAGGGCAGACCCACGGCCGAATGGCTGGCCATCACCGGAACCAATGGCAAGACAACCACGGTCATGTTGGCGGAGTCGATGCTCCGTGCGGCGGGTCTTCGCGCCATCGCCGCCGGAAATGTCGGCATCCCGTTGCTCGACGCCATCCGGGATCCCCAGGGCTATGATGTCGTCGCTGTCGAGCTCTCCAGTTTTCAGCTGCACTGGAGTACCAGCCTCGCTCCGCTCGCGAGTGTCTGCCTCAATCTCGCCGAAGACCACGTGGACTGGCACGGAGGGTTCGAGGCCTACCGCGCGGCCAAGGCAAGGATCTACGAGAACACACGCGTTGCCTGCGTCTACAACGCCGAAGACCTGGCCACCGAGCGGATGGTGGAAGAAGCCGACGTCCAGGAAGGCTGCCGTGCGATCGGCTTCACCACCAACACTCCTGCCATCAGCATGCTGGGGGTTGTGGATGGTCTGCTGGTGGACCGTGCATATATCGAACAGCGAAAGGACTCAGCCGCGGAACTGGCGTCCGTGACGGACCTCGGGGAAGTGGTTCCCCGTCACCTCGTCGCCAACGCCCTGGCGGCGGCCGCCCTGGTGCGGGCAGCGGGGGTCCCGACGGCCGCGGTGCGGGAAGGCGTCCGTAACTACCAGCCTTCCGGGCACCGGATAGAGCTGGTTACGGCACGGGACGGCGTGCTCTGGATCAACGATTCCAAGGCAACCAATCCGCACGCGGCGCACGCGGCCCTGTCCTCCTTCTCCAGCGTCGTCTGGATTGCAGGTGGACTTTCCAAGGGCGTGGACTACAACGACCTGGTCCGGGAGAATTCGGCACGCTTCAAAGCGGCTGTCCTTATCGGCCGCGACAGCTCGGACCTTGCTGCCGCTCTCAGCCGACACGCGCCGGATGTTCCGGTGATCGACCTGGCCGCGGGTCACACTGGTAGGGACGAGTTGCCGTCCCAGCACTCGAGTTCAGACGGCGTCCAGGCCATGCGCGCGGCAGTCGCCGAAGCGCTGCGTATCGCCGTGGACGGCGACACTGTTCTCATGGCGCCGGCAGCAGCGTCGATGGACCAGTTCCCTTCCTACGCCCACCGTGGCGCCGCCTTTATCGAGGCGGTTCGCGGGATTGTGGAGGGGCAGGGATTCACCGCTAAGGAGTTGTAA